AGCGACCAGACGGGTGCGATAACCCGCGATCAGCGCCAGGCCACCGCCCACTTCAACGATGATTGCCAGCACCAGCGCTACCTGCGGAAGCGGCAGCCCGACGGAACTGATGTAACCGACCATCATGGCGGGAGCGGCGAGTTTCGAAACGCCAGAGAGGATAAAGATAGCGCTGAGCAATACGCGGCCAATCAACGAGGCCGAGTCTTGAGTCACGTCGGCGCGGTTGTGTTCGGCGTTGGCTGCCAGGACGGAGCCTTGAGAGGTAGACATAGGGTATTTCCTTCAACGGGAAGCGGTTCGACATGAACCGTCGTGTTGAAGAAATGTTGCGCCCCGCCAGCTAATCTTAATAGCGGGTTAATTTAGATCATTAGGTTCGATTAAATCGGCAAGCTATCCTGCATCACCCCCCGTACGCTTGAGGAAATAGACATGCTTTCTGAGCCAGGTACACCCACACTCGACCAACTGCGCGTGTTTCTGACCGTGGTGGAAGTGGGCAGTTTTGCAGCCGCCGCCAGGAAGCTTCACCGAGCTACCTCGGTCATCAGCTATTCAATCACCAACCTGGAAATGCAACTCGGCGTGTCGTTGTTCGACCGCCAGACAACCCGCAAACCGCAGCTCACCGATGCAGGGCGTACAGTCCTGGCCGAAGCCAGGACCATTGCCAACGGCATGAGTGGTTTGCGTGCCAAGGTCAAAGGGCTGCTGCAAGGGCTCGAAGCCGAAGTGCATGTTGTGCTGGATGTGATGCTTCCCGCCGACCGTGTGGTGGACGCACTCAAATCGTTCCGAGAAGAATTCCCGACGGTGTCGCTTCACCTTCACATGGAAGCGCTCGGGGCCGTTACCGACCTGGTCCTCAATCGCGGCGCGATAATCGGCGTAAGCGGCCCCATGAATGAGCGCATCAACGGCATCGAAAGAATTGCCATCGGCAGTGTCGAGCTGATCCCTGTGGCCGCGCCGAATCATCCGCTGGCCTCAAGCGAACCCAATGCGCCTGGTGCCGGGCGCGAGTTCACACAATTGGTGCTGTCTGATCGCTCGCGCCTGACCAAGGACAAGGAGTTCGCGGTCCTCAGCAACCGCACCTGGCGCCTGGCAGACCTGGGTGCAAAACACATGTTGCTGCGTGAAGGCATTGGTTGGGGGAACATGCCAGCCCCGATGGTCCAGGAAGACCTGGACAGTGGCCGACTCGTGCACTTGAACATCCCTGAATACCAAAGCGGTAAATACGCCTTCGACGTTATCTACCGCACGGATTTACCGCCGGGCCCCGCTGCCAAGTGGTTGATTGAGCGCT
The Pseudomonas poae DNA segment above includes these coding regions:
- a CDS encoding DoxX family protein; protein product: MSTSQGSVLAANAEHNRADVTQDSASLIGRVLLSAIFILSGVSKLAAPAMMVGYISSVGLPLPQVALVLAIIVEVGGGLALIAGYRTRLVAAGLALFSVVTALAFHNALGDQNQFIHFFKNIAMAGGLLQIVAFGAGRFSLDARRR
- a CDS encoding LysR family transcriptional regulator encodes the protein MLSEPGTPTLDQLRVFLTVVEVGSFAAAARKLHRATSVISYSITNLEMQLGVSLFDRQTTRKPQLTDAGRTVLAEARTIANGMSGLRAKVKGLLQGLEAEVHVVLDVMLPADRVVDALKSFREEFPTVSLHLHMEALGAVTDLVLNRGAIIGVSGPMNERINGIERIAIGSVELIPVAAPNHPLASSEPNAPGAGREFTQLVLSDRSRLTKDKEFAVLSNRTWRLADLGAKHMLLREGIGWGNMPAPMVQEDLDSGRLVHLNIPEYQSGKYAFDVIYRTDLPPGPAAKWLIERFVQQSCHSKSTEGVL